A single region of the Bernardetia sp. genome encodes:
- a CDS encoding DNA-directed RNA polymerase subunit omega, whose protein sequence is MSAKKPNLRRTQTAALQTRDVQAIIAATGNLYESISVIAKRSRQISTETKEELNQKISEFSIGTDSLEEVFENKEQIEVSRQYERMPKSTSLATDELLEGKIYFRYRQEEDNNTAS, encoded by the coding sequence ATGTCAGCTAAAAAACCTAATCTTCGTCGTACTCAAACGGCAGCTCTTCAAACTCGTGATGTACAAGCCATTATTGCAGCGACAGGTAATCTGTATGAATCTATTTCTGTTATTGCTAAACGCTCTCGTCAGATTTCAACAGAAACAAAAGAAGAGTTGAATCAAAAAATTTCAGAGTTTAGTATCGGAACAGACTCTTTAGAAGAAGTCTTTGAAAACAAAGAACAGATTGAGGTCTCTCGTCAATACGAACGTATGCCAAAATCTACGTCTTTGGCTACTGACGAACTTTTAGAAGGGAAAATATATTTTCGCTACCGTCAAGAAGAAGACAATAATACTGCTTCATAG
- a CDS encoding outer membrane protein assembly factor BamD has product MKNIQLIVVLLCAVLGTGVFSSCSKFTKAMSDPNWRVRDKAAQKYYEEGDYYRAGLLWEDVVPIVKGDPRAEDIQFKYAYCHFYQKQYLLAAYYFKNFYFTYRRSPNAVEAYFMNAFSLYKDSPRTHLDQESTKEAIQAFQDVINTYPDTDYAKRASKHLDELRAKLELKAFENAELFYNLGRYKAAVIALENFQKDYPDAPQLPEAAYLRLKSEYDLAKNSIYSKQKERYEISKTYYFYLIDRYPESKFAKDAENIYDNIEKALRNIEKGEIIDTKEKKDPKKITTSEGSAGESE; this is encoded by the coding sequence ATGAAAAACATACAATTAATAGTTGTTTTGCTCTGTGCAGTATTAGGTACAGGCGTATTTAGCTCTTGTAGTAAATTTACAAAAGCAATGTCAGACCCTAACTGGCGTGTACGTGATAAGGCAGCTCAAAAATATTATGAAGAAGGAGACTACTACCGTGCAGGTTTGTTGTGGGAAGATGTAGTACCGATAGTAAAAGGCGACCCAAGAGCAGAAGACATTCAGTTTAAATATGCTTATTGTCATTTTTATCAGAAACAGTATCTTTTAGCTGCTTATTATTTCAAAAACTTTTACTTTACCTACCGTAGAAGTCCGAATGCAGTCGAAGCTTATTTTATGAATGCTTTTTCATTGTATAAAGATTCACCTAGAACTCACCTAGACCAAGAAAGCACAAAGGAAGCCATTCAAGCTTTCCAAGATGTAATCAATACCTATCCAGATACAGACTACGCTAAAAGAGCAAGCAAACATTTGGATGAACTTAGAGCAAAACTAGAACTTAAAGCCTTCGAAAACGCAGAATTGTTCTACAACTTAGGTCGTTATAAAGCTGCTGTAATTGCCCTAGAAAACTTTCAAAAAGATTACCCAGATGCTCCACAGCTTCCAGAAGCTGCTTATTTGCGCTTAAAGTCTGAATATGATTTAGCAAAAAACAGTATTTATAGCAAGCAAAAAGAGCGTTATGAAATTTCTAAAACGTACTATTTTTATTTGATAGACCGTTATCCAGAAAGTAAATTTGCTAAAGACGCTGAAAACATTTATGATAATATAGAAAAAGCTCTCAGAAACATAGAGAAGGGAGAAATCATTGATACAAAAGAAAAGAAAGACCCTAAAAAAATTACGACTTCAGAAGGCTCTGCAGGAGAATCTGAGTAA
- a CDS encoding TY-Chap domain-containing protein: MESVLHSFLKRLIEEGGTQNFLIINLSKSYYIQVAGEFYSSHLFFEAVSNNFLPTKNQLSSSQHQRLLTLGWNSPTKEGNYTYKTSINSSEEYNACIEFVEKTAKEIYGIDVIDEFMIELNLE, from the coding sequence ATGGAAAGTGTACTACATAGTTTTCTAAAACGCTTAATTGAAGAAGGTGGAACTCAAAACTTTTTGATTATTAATCTATCAAAAAGTTACTATATCCAAGTGGCAGGAGAGTTTTATTCAAGTCATCTATTCTTTGAAGCTGTTTCTAATAATTTTCTTCCTACCAAAAACCAGTTGAGTTCTTCTCAACATCAGCGTTTACTGACTTTAGGTTGGAATTCACCTACAAAAGAAGGAAATTATACTTATAAGACAAGTATTAATTCAAGTGAAGAGTATAATGCTTGTATCGAATTTGTAGAAAAAACAGCGAAAGAAATTTATGGTATAGATGTTATTGATGAGTTTATGATAGAATTAAATTTAGAATAA